The following proteins are encoded in a genomic region of Brassica napus cultivar Da-Ae unplaced genomic scaffold, Da-Ae ScsIHWf_2838;HRSCAF=3618, whole genome shotgun sequence:
- the LOC106414426 gene encoding metal transporter Nramp5: MTDPTVSRQVNSPLKRNESNGEFKRLLLPETSQSDDPSESPAEPPENQVVTVEEDGETTLESVPPFSWAKLWKFTGPGFLMSIAFLDPGNIEGDLQAGAVAGYSLLWLLLWATLMGLLIQLLSARIGVATGRHLAEICRSEYPSWARILLWFMAEVALIGADIQEVIGSAIALQILTRGFLPIWAGVIITSLDCFLISYLEKCGMRKLEGLFAVLIATMALSFAWMFNETKPSREELIIGILIPKLGSKTIRQAVGVVGCVITPHNVFLHSALVQSRKTNPKDIHRVQEALNYYNIESTAALFVSFMINLFVTAVFAKGFYGTKQADSIGLVNAGHYLQEKYGGGVFPILYIWGIGLLAAGQSSTITGTYAGQFIMEGFLDLQMEQWLSAFITRSFAIVPTMVVALMFNTSEGSLDVLNEWLNILQSMQIPFAVIPLLTMVSNEHIMGVFKIGPSLEKLAWTVAVFVMMINGYLLLDFFMAAANGFFVGLLVFAGVVAYVSFIIYLVSYRRSQFSSWSSLEMSQRVVSTET; the protein is encoded by the exons ATGACGGATCCAACCGTTTCCCGCCAAGTGAACAGCCCTTTGAAACGTAACGAAAGTAACGGCGAGTTCAAACGTCTCCTACTCCCCGAAACCTCTCAATCCGACGATCCCAGCGAGTCACCGGCGGAGCCACCGGAGAATCAGGTAGTGACCGTAGAGGAAGACGGAGAGACCACCTTAGAGTCAGTTCCTCCGTTCTCGTGGGCGAAGCTATGGAAATTCACGGGACCTGGGTTTCTCATGAGCATCGCGTTTCTAGACCCTGGAAACATCGAAGGGGACCTACAAGCCGGAGCCGTGGCTGGATACTCGCTTCTGTGGCTTCTTCTATGGGCCACGCTGATGGGACTTCTCATTCAGCTTCTCTCGGCTCGGATCGGTGTCGCGACGGGTCGGCATCTGGCGGAGATTTGCAGAAGCGAGTACCCGTCGTGGGCGAGGATACTGCTTTGGTTCATGGCGGAGGTTGCTTTGATCGGAGCTGATATTCAGGAAGTCATCGGAAGCGCTATCGCTCTTCAGATATTGACACGTGGGTTCTTACCTATTTGGGCCGGTGTTATCATCACCTCGCTTGATTG CTTCTTGATTTCGTATTTGGAGAAGTGTGGAATGAGGAAACTAGAAGGTCTTTTCGCGGTTTTAATCGCGACAATGGctctttcctttgcttggaTGTTCAATGAAACTAAACCGAGCAGAGAAGAACTAATCATAG GCATTCTTATTCCGAAGCTCGGATCAAAGACAATCAGACAAGCTGTTGGAGTAGTGGGATGCGTAATAACGCCTCACAATGTGTTCTTGCATTCCGCTTTAGTGCAGTCCAGGAAGACCAACCCAAAGGACATACACAGAGTTCAAGAAGCTCTCAACTACTACAACATCGAATCAACCGCCGCGCTTTTTGTCTCTTTCATGATCAATCTCTTTGTAACCGCGGTTTTCGCTAAAGGGTTTTATGGAACCAAACAGGCTGATAGTATAGGACTAGTTAACGCGGGACATTACCTACAGGAGAAGTATGGCGGCGGGGTTTTCCCCATACTATACATTTGGGGGATCGGTTTGTTAGCTGCTGGACAAAGCAGTACCATTACAGGAACTTACGCTGGACAGTTTATAATGGAAGGGTTCTTAGATCTTCAGATGGAGCAATGGCTATCAGCTTTTATAACAAGAAGCTTTGCGATTGTGCCAACTATGGTTGTAGCGCTTATGTTCAACACATCAGAGGGGTCGCTTGATGTTTTAAACGAATGGCTTAACATTCTTCAGTCGATGCAGATTCCTTTCGCTGTTATTCCTCTATTGACTATGGTTTCTAATGAACATATCATGGGTGTCTTCAAAATCGGACCTTCGCTTGAG AAGCTAGCGTGGACCGTGGCGGTGTTTGTGATGATGATAAATGGGTATCTTCTTCTTGATTTCTTCATGGCAGCAGCGAACGGGTTTTTTGTTGGGTTACTGGTTTTTGCTGGAGTAGTGGCATACGTCAGTTTCATCATTTATCTTGTTTCCTATAGAAGATCACAGTTTTCTTCTTGGTCGAGCTTAGAAATGTCACAGAGAGTTGTTTCCACAGAGACGTAG
- the LOC125602411 gene encoding ras-related protein RABA1d-like — protein sequence MAGYKADDDYDYLFKVVLIGDSGVGKSNLLSRFTRNEFSLESKSTIGVEFATRSLNVKDKVIKAQIWDTAGQERYRAITSAYYRGAVGALLVYDVTRHSTFENVERWLRELRDHTDPNIVVMLLGNKSDLRHLIAVQTEDAKSFAENESLYFMETSALEATNVENAFSEVLTQIHQVVSKKAMEAGDDSNSGNVFKGEKIDLDVSAVKKTGCCSN from the exons ATGGCGGGTTACAAAGCAGATGATGATTACGATTACCTTTTCAAGGTGGTTCTGATCGGTGATTCGGGCGTTGGAAAGTCCAATCTGCTCTCTCGTTTCACCAGGAACGAGTTTAGCCTCGAGTCCAAGTCCACGATCGGCGTCGAGTTCGCCACTCGTAGCTTGAATGTTAAGGACAAAGTCATCAAAGCCCAGATTTGGGACACTGCTGGTCAAGAAAG GTACCGTGCGATCACTAGTGCATACTACCGAGGAGCGGTTGGGGCGCTTCTTGTCTACGACGTTACACGACACTCCACCTTCGAAAACGTTGAGAGGTGGCTTAGGGAACTCCGTGACCACACCGACCCAAACATAGTCGTGATGCTTTTGGGAAACAAATCAGATCTTCGTCATCTTATAGCTGTTCAAACCGAAGATGCTAAGTCTTTTGCGGAGAATGAATCACTCTACTTCATGGAGACTTCAGCGCTTGAAGCTACTAACGTTGAGAACGCGTTTTCGGAAGTACTCACTCAGATTCACCAAGTTGTGAGCAAGAAAGCAATGGAGGCTGGTGACGATTCAAACTCGGGTAATGTTTTTAAAGGAGAGAAGATTGATCTTGATGTCTCTGCTGTGAAGAAAACAGGTTGTTGCTCCAACTAA